Genomic segment of Psychrobacter sanguinis:
TAACACATCAACTTTGACCAATTTATCCACTTCATAACGATCAAATTCATAATCTAAAGAAGCGAAACCACGAGAAACAGATTTTAGACGATCAAAGAAATCCATTACCACTTCACCCAGTGGGATATCGAAAATCAACTGAACCTGTTTGCCCATGAAGCGCATATCGACTTGAGTGCCACGGCGTTCCATACACAACGTCATCACGTTACCCAAATAATCTTGGGGTACTAAAATATGACAGCGGGCAATGGGTTCGCGGAACTCTTCAACAAAACCAGGATCTGGTAGTCGTGAAGGGTTGTCGACTAGTAAGACTTCCCCATTTTTCTTTTTAATTTGGTAGATAACCGAGGGCGCAGTGGTAATCAGATCAAGATTGTATTCACGCTCTAAGCGCTCTTGAATGATTTCCATATGTAGCATACCTAGGAAGCCACAACGGAAACCAAAGCCTAGAGCATCTGAAGTATCAGGTTCAAAGAACAAAGCAGAGTCATTAATCTGCAGTTTTTGTAACGCTTCACGGAACTTTTCAAAGTCACTAGAATCTACAGGAAACAGACCGGCATATACCTGCGGCGTAATCTGTTTGAAACCAGGAATTAAGTCAACATCTGGGGTTTTAGCATGAGTAATGGTATCCCCCACTGGCGCACCATGAATGTCTTTAATACCGGCAATAACGAAGCCAACTTCCCCTGCCTCTAACTTGCCTGTCTCTAAAGGTTTGGGCGTAAACACCCCGATAGAGGTAACCAAATGCGCATCCATTGTTGACTTGATTAAAATCTTATCGCCTTTATTTATCGTCCCTTGGCGCACGCGCACTAAGGACACAACGCCCAGATAATTATCAAACCATGAATCAATAATAAGCGCTTGTAGTGGCGCTTCGCGGTCCCCAGTTGGGGCTGGAATACGTTCTACCAATGCTTCTAAAAGCTCATCAACGCCTAGGCCTGATTTGGCAGAAACGCGAGGGGCATCCATCGCTTCAATACCGATAATGTCTTCAATCTCTTGAATCACACGTTCAGGCTCTACTTGCGGTAGGTCAATTTTATTCAGTACCGGCAATACTTCAAGACCTAAATCTACTGCGGTGTAGCAGTTAGCCACCGACTGAGCTTCTACCCCTTGTGCAGCATCCACTACCAATAGAGCACCTTCACAAGCGGCCAAAGAACGAGACACTTCATAAGAGAAGTCAACGTGACCTGGCGTATCAATGAAGTTAAGCTGATAGCGCTCACCATTGGGGTGATCATAATACAAGGTTACGGATTGCGCTTTAATGGTAATGCCACGCTCACGTTCAATATCCATTGAATCTAAGACTTGAGCCTGCATTTCACGATCCTGCAGCGCACCACAAGTCTGAATAAAACGATCGGCCAAGGTAGATTTACCATGGTCAATATGGGCGATGATTGAGAAGTTTCGAATGTTTGATAATGCGGTCACGTCTTGCGGCTACCTAGTTGTTGAGTTCATTTATAAAAACAAAAATGAAG
This window contains:
- the lepA gene encoding translation elongation factor 4; this encodes MTALSNIRNFSIIAHIDHGKSTLADRFIQTCGALQDREMQAQVLDSMDIERERGITIKAQSVTLYYDHPNGERYQLNFIDTPGHVDFSYEVSRSLAACEGALLVVDAAQGVEAQSVANCYTAVDLGLEVLPVLNKIDLPQVEPERVIQEIEDIIGIEAMDAPRVSAKSGLGVDELLEALVERIPAPTGDREAPLQALIIDSWFDNYLGVVSLVRVRQGTINKGDKILIKSTMDAHLVTSIGVFTPKPLETGKLEAGEVGFVIAGIKDIHGAPVGDTITHAKTPDVDLIPGFKQITPQVYAGLFPVDSSDFEKFREALQKLQINDSALFFEPDTSDALGFGFRCGFLGMLHMEIIQERLEREYNLDLITTAPSVIYQIKKKNGEVLLVDNPSRLPDPGFVEEFREPIARCHILVPQDYLGNVMTLCMERRGTQVDMRFMGKQVQLIFDIPLGEVVMDFFDRLKSVSRGFASLDYEFDRYEVDKLVKVDVLINGDKVDALAMICHQDQARYRGGQLVEKMKELIPRQMFDVAIQAAIGSQIIARSTVKAMRKDVLAKCYGGDVSRKKKLLSKQKEGKKRMKQVGSVEIPQEAFLAVLQVDNQ